The following proteins are encoded in a genomic region of Spirochaetota bacterium:
- a CDS encoding chromate transporter — protein sequence MLIKLYFIFFKIGLIAYGGGYTIISLLYHDFVDLYNWISKEDFFNLISIAQITPGPIAINSATFIGYKLSGFLGSLISTIGVITPSIILVILLIIVLKKVNLNDSIFLNIILKTVVVLIIITALNLFNNIFELKKIRDLIFSFIFENNKYYKDSFINENFIMKYFFTIFIFITNLLILNFKKIKIKIYYLMFLSGLFFIIISYLSYQF from the coding sequence ATGTTAATAAAATTATACTTTATATTTTTTAAGATTGGGTTAATTGCATATGGAGGTGGATATACTATTATAAGTCTTTTATATCATGATTTTGTAGATTTATATAATTGGATTTCTAAAGAAGATTTTTTTAATCTTATTTCTATTGCACAAATAACACCAGGGCCGATAGCTATTAATTCAGCAACTTTTATTGGTTATAAATTAAGTGGATTTTTAGGCTCATTAATATCAACTATAGGAGTTATAACTCCTTCTATAATATTGGTAATACTTTTAATTATTGTTCTTAAAAAAGTTAACTTAAATGATAGTATTTTTTTGAATATCATTTTGAAAACTGTTGTTGTATTAATTATTATTACTGCTTTAAATCTTTTCAATAATATTTTTGAGCTAAAAAAAATAAGAGATTTAATTTTTTCATTTATTTTTGAAAATAATAAATATTATAAAGATAGTTTTATTAATGAAAATTTTATTATGAAATATTTTTTTACAATATTTATTTTTATAACTAATTTATTAATATTAAATTTTAAAAAAATTAAGATTAAAATATATTATTTAATGTTTCTTTCAGGTTTATTTTTTATTATTATTTCATATTTATCTTATCAATTTTAA
- a CDS encoding DUF2400 family protein: MAKIEDKKIKKNEFFNLIQSIEFNNFLQIIYFILEENYKTISDNSFIKFDPLFFPKTLFDEKKHKDNIIEFYALLSSTFAFGNRKSIMNFLSNLFNKISKVLDLNEIINNKDNENKINFNVLNKKILKKIINLKYRWLDSYIISSFITSLLLFYKENTSIFNVLITKKIETNKEFWLSIENILQTIKNNTKYFFILLKEKNKKQNKYLKINSDYLIKNYDLKYKKDFIKINSLIPSFSSSSLKRFMLFLKWCNFKDNHNLGIWDKDFRDYILYPLDTHILKKTTILFLLIIYNFIYNNLVEKFYEHFIDLNKINLISRLNKINTKREIYLNNLKKLFENFIDSNIPSLIIKKYFEIEKLIITDNNNFLYNNFVSFFIENFDIIEEKLNKKFLFKNCFKDAILIKEFYKIFSSENPLKYDFSLTFL; the protein is encoded by the coding sequence TTGGCAAAAATAGAGGATAAGAAAATAAAAAAAAATGAATTTTTTAATTTAATTCAAAGCATAGAATTTAATAACTTTTTACAAATTATATATTTTATTTTAGAGGAAAATTATAAAACAATTTCAGACAACTCTTTTATAAAATTTGATCCTTTATTTTTCCCTAAAACTTTATTTGATGAAAAAAAACATAAAGATAATATTATAGAATTCTATGCCTTATTATCTTCAACATTTGCTTTTGGCAACAGAAAAAGTATAATGAATTTTCTATCAAATTTATTTAATAAAATCTCTAAAGTACTAGATTTAAATGAAATAATAAATAATAAAGATAATGAAAATAAAATAAATTTTAATGTTTTAAATAAAAAAATCTTAAAAAAAATCATTAATTTAAAATATAGATGGTTAGATAGTTATATTATCTCATCATTTATAACAAGTCTATTATTATTTTATAAAGAAAATACTAGTATTTTTAATGTTCTCATTACAAAAAAAATCGAAACTAATAAAGAATTTTGGCTATCTATTGAAAATATTTTGCAAACTATAAAAAATAATACAAAATATTTTTTTATTTTGCTAAAAGAAAAAAATAAAAAACAAAATAAATATTTAAAAATTAATAGTGATTATTTAATTAAAAATTATGATTTAAAATATAAAAAAGATTTTATAAAAATTAATTCTTTAATTCCTTCATTTTCTTCATCATCTCTAAAAAGATTTATGCTTTTCTTAAAATGGTGTAATTTTAAAGATAACCATAACCTAGGAATTTGGGATAAAGATTTTAGAGATTATATTTTATATCCTTTAGATACTCACATTCTAAAAAAAACAACTATCCTTTTTTTATTAATTATTTATAATTTTATATATAATAATTTGGTAGAAAAATTTTATGAACATTTTATAGATTTAAATAAAATAAATTTAATATCTAGATTGAATAAGATTAATACAAAAAGAGAAATTTATCTTAACAATTTGAAAAAATTGTTTGAAAACTTTATCGATTCAAATATCCCCTCACTAATTATAAAAAAATACTTTGAAATAGAAAAATTAATAATTACTGATAATAATAATTTTCTTTACAATAATTTTGTTTCTTTTTTTATAGAAAACTTCGATATTATTGAAGAAAAATTAAATAAAAAATTTTTATTTAAAAATTGTTTTAAAGACGCAATTCTAATAAAAGAGTTCTATAAAATATTTTCATCAGAAAACCCATTAAAATATGATTTTTCTTTAACATTTTTATAA
- the mutS gene encoding DNA mismatch repair protein MutS: protein MDFLDVKNLTPMMKQFYSIKERYKDYIIFFRAGDFYEMFDKDAEEASLILNIVLTQRAGIKMCGVPYHSYKPYLKKLIDNGKKVAICEQLEDPKKAKGIVKRGVVEIYTPGMIINDEFLTKENNFICNCLVTNEQFLIYYIALADISTGEIFLSIFRDDDELIDYLYKNKPKEIIFYLTFNKEDNIINNLKSNFKNKVFFSNISFEELNLNNFEKEEFFFEFNDFIKEVLETNNFESWKSIEKNKNLIYLLILMLNYFRNNHISDLSFINKVIFIEENNYLKVDEGTRRNLEIFSPLFSGEKDTTLINFIDFTSTPMGRRKLKEFMLFPLKNVNLINRRLNFIEELLQNYEITQKIKNEFKTIKDIERLFVKIYLKRCSPVDIVNFKNSIYKIYEISNIWLDKLSLFKNFLCISPKILECLELIDKALIDDPSFNIEEGSIFKIGYNYELDELIKFYNDSEKILFDYLEKLKVETNIQNLKIKYNKVFGYFIEVSKGNIEKVPNYFIRKQTLTNAERFTTEFLIETESKILNFSEKRIELEKKLFDDLCEKIKNIKIFLYDIFNKVAELDVFISLAIVAKKYNFVKPEFINENELIIEEGFHPIVKKFIEEESKDQFIPNDLKMDKDKFFHIITGPNMSGKSTFLRQNAIIIYLSHIGSYVPAKKVKLHVFDNIFSRVGASDNIARGQSTFLAEMSETAYIIKNATSKSFIILDEVGRGTSTFDGMSLAFAISEYIINKIKAKTLFATHYFELVHLDENPQVECYHTLVKEWEDKIIFLKKIEKGYADKSYGIYVAKIAGIPFDIIERANELLSIIKNNDIRFDFEIKKEKKENYLFDFFENEKESILNSILNFDIYNKSPLESLKFLEELKARIARIKSKK from the coding sequence ATGGATTTTTTAGATGTAAAAAATTTAACTCCAATGATGAAACAATTTTATTCTATAAAAGAAAGGTATAAAGACTATATTATTTTTTTTAGAGCTGGTGATTTTTATGAAATGTTTGATAAAGATGCAGAAGAAGCCTCTTTGATATTAAATATAGTTTTAACCCAAAGAGCTGGTATAAAAATGTGTGGAGTACCGTATCATTCTTATAAACCATATTTGAAAAAACTTATCGATAATGGCAAAAAAGTTGCTATTTGTGAGCAACTTGAAGATCCAAAAAAGGCAAAAGGTATTGTAAAGAGAGGGGTTGTTGAAATTTATACTCCTGGAATGATAATAAATGATGAATTTTTAACAAAAGAGAATAATTTTATATGTAATTGTTTAGTAACTAATGAACAATTTCTAATTTATTATATAGCCCTTGCAGATATTTCCACTGGTGAAATATTTTTATCAATATTTAGAGATGATGATGAATTAATAGATTATCTATATAAAAATAAACCTAAAGAAATTATATTTTATCTAACTTTTAATAAGGAAGACAATATTATTAATAATTTAAAATCAAATTTTAAAAATAAAGTTTTTTTCTCAAATATAAGTTTTGAAGAATTAAATTTAAACAATTTTGAAAAGGAAGAATTTTTTTTTGAGTTTAATGATTTTATAAAAGAAGTTCTAGAAACTAATAATTTTGAATCTTGGAAAAGTATAGAAAAGAATAAAAATTTAATCTATTTATTAATATTAATGCTAAATTATTTTAGGAATAACCATATTTCAGATTTATCTTTTATAAATAAAGTAATATTTATTGAAGAAAATAATTATTTAAAAGTTGATGAAGGAACTAGAAGAAATTTAGAAATTTTTTCTCCTTTGTTTTCAGGAGAAAAAGATACAACATTGATAAATTTTATTGATTTTACTTCTACTCCAATGGGTAGAAGAAAGTTAAAAGAGTTTATGCTTTTTCCACTAAAAAATGTAAATTTAATTAATAGAAGATTGAATTTTATAGAGGAACTTCTTCAGAATTATGAAATAACTCAAAAAATAAAAAATGAGTTTAAAACAATAAAAGATATTGAAAGATTATTTGTTAAAATTTATCTTAAAAGATGTAGTCCAGTAGATATTGTTAATTTCAAAAACAGTATTTATAAAATATACGAAATATCAAATATTTGGTTAGATAAACTGAGTTTATTTAAAAATTTTTTATGTATCTCACCCAAAATACTTGAATGTTTAGAATTAATTGATAAAGCTTTAATCGATGATCCATCTTTTAATATTGAAGAAGGTAGTATTTTTAAAATTGGTTATAATTACGAGTTAGATGAATTAATAAAGTTTTATAATGATTCTGAAAAGATTCTTTTTGACTATCTTGAAAAACTTAAGGTAGAAACAAATATTCAAAATTTAAAAATAAAATACAATAAAGTTTTTGGTTATTTTATAGAAGTTTCAAAAGGAAACATTGAAAAAGTTCCAAATTATTTTATTAGAAAGCAAACATTGACTAATGCAGAAAGATTTACAACAGAATTTTTAATTGAAACTGAGTCAAAAATCTTAAACTTTTCTGAAAAGAGAATAGAACTTGAAAAAAAACTTTTTGATGATTTATGTGAAAAGATAAAGAATATTAAAATATTTTTATATGACATATTTAATAAAGTTGCCGAACTTGATGTTTTTATTTCTTTAGCAATTGTAGCAAAGAAGTATAATTTTGTAAAACCAGAGTTTATAAATGAAAATGAGCTTATTATTGAGGAGGGTTTTCATCCAATTGTTAAAAAATTTATAGAAGAAGAATCGAAAGACCAATTTATTCCTAATGACCTAAAAATGGATAAAGATAAATTTTTTCATATAATAACTGGGCCAAATATGTCTGGTAAGAGTACTTTTTTAAGACAGAATGCAATTATAATATACCTTTCTCATATAGGATCTTATGTTCCAGCAAAAAAGGTTAAATTGCATGTTTTTGATAATATTTTTTCAAGAGTAGGTGCTTCTGATAATATAGCAAGAGGACAATCTACTTTTTTAGCAGAAATGTCTGAAACTGCTTATATTATTAAAAATGCAACAAGTAAATCCTTTATAATTCTTGATGAAGTTGGGAGAGGAACTTCAACTTTTGATGGGATGAGTCTAGCTTTTGCTATATCAGAATATATAATTAATAAAATAAAAGCAAAAACTTTATTTGCAACTCATTATTTTGAACTTGTACATCTTGATGAAAATCCTCAGGTTGAATGTTACCATACTCTTGTTAAAGAGTGGGAGGATAAGATTATTTTTTTAAAGAAAATTGAAAAAGGATATGCAGATAAAAGTTATGGAATTTATGTTGCTAAAATAGCAGGAATTCCCTTTGATATAATTGAGAGAGCAAATGAATTACTTTCAATTATTAAAAACAATGATATAAGGTTTGATTTTGAAATTAAAAAAGAGAAAAAGGAAAATTATTTGTTTGATTTTTTTGAAAATGAAAAAGAAAGTATTTTAAATTCAATTTTAAATTTCGATATATATAATAAATCACCGTTGGAAAGTTTAAAATTCCTTGAAGAATTAAAAGCTAGAATTGCAAGAATTAAAAGTAAAAAATAA
- the queA gene encoding tRNA preQ1(34) S-adenosylmethionine ribosyltransferase-isomerase QueA, translating into MEKNLFLLSSYDFDLPESYIAIYPRKERDRAKLLIVNKKGDIIKDTYFFDIENFINENDLLILNNTKVIKSQLNAILYNKNLFFNVNLVEAISERKYLAFIKNRKKLKFGDILIVNKEFEKHYKIENNFILNDSLLYFKVNKFIDDKVEIEFNKPVNYDLLEKYGNIPIPPYLKRKPIQIDEEYYQTVYSKEPGSFAAPTAGLHFTYELLEKLKNKGVLIDYLTLNIGAGTFNPIRTENINDHKMHEEEYFLSKELVDKINRTKKMGNKVIACGTTTLRALEGNYFSYNQLKEGYHRTDIFIKPNFEFKVVDSLITNFHTPKSTLLILVCAFAGYDNIFKYYEYAKENKYKFFSYGDAMFIL; encoded by the coding sequence ATGGAAAAAAATTTATTTTTATTAAGTTCATATGATTTTGATCTCCCAGAGTCATATATTGCAATTTATCCTAGAAAAGAAAGAGATAGAGCTAAGTTATTAATAGTTAATAAAAAAGGAGATATAATAAAGGATACATATTTTTTTGATATAGAAAATTTTATAAACGAAAATGATCTATTAATTTTAAATAATACCAAAGTTATTAAATCTCAATTAAATGCTATTTTATATAACAAAAACCTTTTTTTTAATGTAAACCTTGTTGAAGCTATTTCCGAAAGAAAGTATTTAGCTTTTATAAAAAATAGGAAAAAATTAAAATTTGGAGACATACTCATAGTTAATAAGGAATTTGAAAAACATTATAAAATAGAAAATAATTTTATTTTAAATGATTCTTTACTTTATTTTAAAGTGAATAAATTTATTGATGATAAAGTAGAAATAGAATTTAATAAACCAGTAAACTATGATTTACTTGAAAAATATGGAAATATTCCAATTCCTCCATATTTGAAAAGAAAACCTATTCAAATAGATGAAGAATATTACCAAACTGTTTATTCAAAGGAGCCAGGTTCTTTTGCTGCACCTACTGCTGGTCTACATTTTACTTATGAACTTTTAGAGAAATTAAAGAATAAAGGTGTATTAATAGATTATTTAACTTTGAATATAGGTGCTGGAACTTTTAATCCAATAAGAACGGAGAATATTAATGATCATAAGATGCATGAGGAAGAATATTTTTTAAGTAAAGAACTTGTAGATAAAATAAATAGAACGAAAAAAATGGGTAACAAAGTAATAGCTTGTGGTACAACTACTTTAAGAGCTTTAGAAGGAAATTATTTTTCCTATAATCAATTAAAAGAAGGTTATCATAGAACAGATATTTTTATAAAGCCTAATTTTGAATTTAAAGTTGTAGATAGTTTAATTACAAACTTTCATACACCTAAGTCTACATTATTAATATTAGTTTGTGCTTTTGCAGGTTATGATAATATTTTTAAATATTATGAATATGCTAAAGAAAACAAATATAAGTTTTTTTCATATGGAGATGCAATGTTTATTTTATAA
- a CDS encoding LCP family protein codes for MRRRNFIVLIVSLILILVLIYIAFLVTKNYYKISTIEKLSTDKNELICLVVGVDSKEISKGRTDTIFVVFFNLITKKVLIYSLPRDLRVKVSDPSKTVYDKINSVYSKYNISVLKETIESLLEISIPYYVIINYDFVSSLVDILGGIKIYIDKDMSYIDKAGGLYINLKKGLQILDGEKVLEYLRFRSDEEGDIGRLNRQINFLNVLLQRKKEILDFKNVPKVVDILFKKTKTNFTLSDVKILLNELEKIEISNFYYDTVLTKPVRIGGTDYLEILQKGTYDRERLKNLREFLASNEKKYYGKIRVEILNASNKLGLAKLLRNKLVYYNIDVIYFGNYSKNLKETVIIDRTGNLFYAKSIQTILRTGSINTNKNFDLGVDVTIILGEDFNIDNVD; via the coding sequence ATGAGAAGAAGAAATTTTATTGTTTTAATAGTTTCATTAATTTTAATTTTAGTTTTAATATACATTGCTTTTTTAGTTACAAAAAATTATTATAAAATTTCTACAATAGAGAAGTTATCAACTGATAAAAATGAATTAATTTGTCTTGTTGTGGGAGTTGATTCTAAAGAGATTAGCAAAGGTAGAACTGATACAATTTTTGTCGTTTTTTTTAACTTAATTACCAAAAAAGTACTTATATATTCTTTACCTAGAGATTTAAGAGTTAAAGTAAGTGATCCTTCAAAAACTGTATATGATAAGATAAATTCTGTTTATTCAAAATATAATATATCAGTTCTCAAAGAAACTATTGAATCTTTACTTGAAATTTCTATTCCTTACTATGTTATAATCAATTATGATTTTGTTTCAAGTTTAGTAGATATACTTGGAGGAATCAAAATTTATATAGATAAAGATATGAGTTATATAGATAAAGCCGGTGGTTTATATATAAATTTAAAAAAAGGATTGCAAATCCTTGATGGGGAAAAAGTTCTTGAATATTTGAGATTTAGAAGTGATGAAGAAGGAGATATTGGAAGACTCAACAGACAAATTAATTTTCTTAATGTATTATTACAAAGAAAAAAAGAGATTCTTGATTTTAAAAATGTTCCTAAAGTAGTAGATATTCTTTTTAAAAAAACAAAAACAAATTTTACTTTGTCAGATGTAAAAATATTACTTAATGAACTTGAGAAAATTGAAATTTCAAATTTTTATTATGATACAGTTTTAACTAAACCAGTAAGGATTGGTGGAACTGATTACCTTGAAATTTTACAAAAAGGAACTTATGATAGAGAAAGATTAAAAAACTTAAGAGAATTTCTTGCTAGCAATGAAAAGAAATATTATGGAAAAATAAGGGTTGAAATTTTAAATGCTTCAAACAAATTAGGATTAGCTAAATTACTAAGAAATAAACTTGTTTATTATAACATAGATGTTATATATTTTGGTAATTATAGCAAAAATTTAAAAGAGACTGTTATTATTGATAGAACAGGTAATCTTTTTTATGCAAAAAGTATTCAAACTATTTTAAGAACAGGTTCTATAAATACCAATAAAAATTTTGATCTTGGTGTAGATGTAACAATTATTTTAGGCGAAGATTTTAATATAGATAATGTAGACTAA
- a CDS encoding peptidoglycan DD-metalloendopeptidase family protein: MFYDGYIDKNNFYYKRKKFLKKVKYYLTNNFDIESFSLAAFLFIVLIFFIIFNFSFFYESINLIIYKNKDITKIYFDKYKSTNFLTNIEANINENESDLINDEKIDPFILLNKIIYSKNIYSREIFEIINSIGGESNIILEPVNFVVYKTGKGDTLWDIAKRFGISVDSIYSANRDKLKDAHSLKVSEEIVIPTQTGILIKVENIDDLNKKIDEYDVDILSIYIANRVATKEELVALGKVFFPNVELPITEKLKAYGVDFGLPVYGYITSGFGFRIDPFIGIRRFHSGMDIANLYGTPIYSAYAGTVIYTGWDGGYGLKIVIKHPLGYETIYGHLSKISVKVGQTVSKGQLIGYMGSSGRSTGSHLHFEIRRFNKLLNPRFYIRGLPFKRK, encoded by the coding sequence ATGTTTTATGATGGATATATAGATAAAAATAATTTTTATTATAAAAGAAAAAAATTCTTAAAAAAAGTTAAATATTATTTAACGAATAATTTTGATATTGAGTCTTTTAGCTTAGCAGCTTTTCTTTTTATTGTCTTAATTTTTTTTATAATATTTAATTTTTCTTTTTTTTATGAATCAATTAATCTTATTATTTATAAAAATAAAGATATAACAAAAATTTATTTTGATAAATATAAAAGTACGAACTTTTTAACAAATATAGAAGCTAATATAAATGAAAATGAATCAGATTTAATTAATGATGAAAAAATTGATCCATTTATATTATTAAACAAAATTATATACTCTAAAAATATTTATTCCAGAGAAATTTTTGAAATTATTAATTCAATTGGAGGGGAATCAAATATAATTCTTGAGCCTGTTAATTTTGTTGTTTATAAGACAGGCAAAGGTGATACATTGTGGGATATAGCAAAAAGATTTGGAATTTCAGTTGATTCTATATATTCTGCAAATAGAGATAAATTAAAAGATGCACATTCTTTAAAAGTTTCAGAAGAAATTGTTATTCCAACTCAAACAGGTATCTTAATAAAGGTTGAAAATATTGATGATTTAAATAAAAAAATAGATGAATATGATGTAGATATCTTATCCATCTATATAGCAAATAGGGTTGCAACAAAAGAAGAGCTGGTTGCTTTAGGTAAAGTTTTTTTCCCAAATGTTGAGCTTCCAATTACTGAGAAATTGAAAGCTTATGGTGTTGATTTCGGATTACCAGTTTATGGATATATTACATCTGGTTTTGGGTTTAGAATAGATCCTTTTATAGGAATAAGAAGATTTCACTCAGGAATGGATATAGCAAATTTATATGGAACTCCGATTTATTCAGCTTATGCTGGGACAGTTATCTATACGGGCTGGGATGGAGGTTATGGTTTAAAGATAGTAATAAAACATCCACTTGGTTACGAGACTATTTATGGACATTTAAGTAAAATAAGTGTTAAAGTAGGTCAAACAGTTTCAAAAGGACAACTTATTGGTTATATGGGTTCGTCAGGAAGATCGACAGGTTCTCATCTTCATTTTGAAATAAGAAGATTTAATAAATTACTTAATCCAAGATTTTATATAAGAGGATTACCTTTTAAAAGAAAATAA
- a CDS encoding chromate transporter encodes MFFMKSKNIIKLFFMFFKISSLTIGGGYAMIPVIEDEIVNNFKFIERSKFYYIVAKSQAIPGVIAFNISLILGYEIAGFWGAFFSGIGVILPPFLIILIISIYYENFIKYKIINEFLYGVKVCLTAVMINLSYKLLKEKNWDPFSLACTFFLVFIYYYLKINPIILLILGVIIFFLKSKVFKEYLK; translated from the coding sequence ATGTTTTTCATGAAAAGTAAAAACATTATTAAACTTTTTTTTATGTTTTTTAAAATTTCTTCTTTAACAATAGGTGGTGGTTATGCTATGATACCTGTTATTGAAGATGAAATTGTTAATAATTTTAAATTTATTGAAAGGAGTAAGTTTTATTATATAGTTGCTAAATCACAAGCTATTCCTGGAGTGATAGCTTTTAATATATCTTTAATATTGGGTTATGAAATAGCTGGTTTTTGGGGGGCTTTCTTTTCTGGAATAGGAGTTATTTTACCACCTTTTTTAATAATATTAATTATATCTATCTATTATGAAAACTTCATTAAATATAAAATAATTAATGAGTTTCTCTATGGTGTTAAGGTTTGTCTTACTGCTGTTATGATAAATTTAAGTTATAAATTGTTAAAAGAAAAAAATTGGGATCCTTTTTCCTTAGCTTGTACCTTTTTCTTAGTTTTTATATATTATTATTTGAAAATTAATCCAATAATTTTATTGATTTTAGGTGTAATTATATTTTTTTTAAAATCAAAAGTATTTAAAGAATATTTAAAATAA
- a CDS encoding RNA methyltransferase, translating into MDFKLLNLKEIKEKLKNNKIILCEGINSCIEAIKNNLVPQLFLTVDKYENINKFDLLRKELYKIQKIEIEKILIVDKDLKIINKISSTKTPYPILGIFNFPDLINIIDDSNFLNQNNEKQNKNIKFAFENIQDPGNLGTIIRTLVSFNFFDIILIGKDTTSIFSPKVIRSSSGNIFYLKNIFLFKNDDNFLIFLKKFNYELISLSIEGESILSINNKINFFDQINSNENLNKIVFIFGNEGKGISEKILKHSYKKLKIPLNNKIDSLNVSISFSIIAWEIFKILNNY; encoded by the coding sequence ATGGATTTTAAACTACTAAATTTAAAAGAAATTAAAGAAAAACTAAAAAATAATAAAATTATATTATGTGAAGGTATTAACTCTTGTATTGAAGCAATAAAAAATAATCTTGTGCCTCAATTATTTCTAACTGTAGATAAATATGAAAATATCAATAAATTTGATTTACTTAGAAAAGAATTATACAAAATCCAAAAAATAGAAATTGAAAAAATTTTAATAGTTGATAAAGATTTAAAAATTATAAATAAAATCTCTTCTACAAAAACTCCATATCCAATATTAGGGATATTTAATTTTCCAGATTTAATAAATATAATAGATGATTCTAATTTTTTAAATCAAAATAATGAAAAACAAAACAAAAACATAAAATTTGCATTTGAAAATATTCAAGATCCTGGAAATCTCGGAACAATAATAAGAACTTTAGTATCTTTTAATTTTTTTGACATAATTCTAATAGGAAAAGATACAACTTCAATATTTTCTCCAAAGGTTATTAGATCTTCATCAGGGAATATTTTTTATCTTAAAAATATTTTTTTATTTAAAAATGATGATAACTTCTTAATTTTTTTAAAAAAATTTAATTACGAACTTATATCTTTAAGTATTGAAGGAGAAAGTATTTTATCCATAAATAATAAAATAAACTTTTTTGATCAAATTAATTCAAATGAAAATTTAAATAAAATAGTTTTTATTTTTGGTAATGAGGGGAAAGGGATATCTGAAAAAATATTAAAACATTCATATAAAAAACTAAAAATACCATTAAATAATAAAATAGATTCTTTAAATGTTTCTATTTCCTTTTCCATAATAGCATGGGAAATCTTTAAAATATTAAATAATTATTAA
- a CDS encoding ferritin family protein, with translation MKINFSDALKIAIKGEIEGRELYKTISEKTEDSKAKEFFNFLSDEENKHFETLKQVAFEWSRNKEKFNLVDFEKLLTKNRLSAPIFSEEFKKNIKNKHFEISAISIAIKLEKDSFELYEKLSFEVENEDLKNLFKTLSKWEIGHYDLLNKELKELEENYYFENKFYPF, from the coding sequence ATGAAAATTAATTTTAGTGATGCATTAAAAATTGCTATAAAAGGTGAAATTGAGGGAAGAGAACTTTATAAAACTATTTCTGAAAAAACAGAGGATTCAAAGGCAAAGGAATTTTTTAATTTTTTATCAGATGAGGAAAATAAACATTTTGAAACATTGAAACAGGTTGCTTTTGAATGGTCAAGAAATAAAGAAAAGTTTAATTTAGTTGATTTTGAAAAATTGCTTACTAAAAATAGATTAAGTGCCCCAATATTTTCTGAGGAATTTAAAAAAAATATTAAAAATAAACATTTTGAAATAAGTGCAATTTCTATTGCTATAAAACTTGAGAAAGATTCATTTGAACTTTATGAAAAATTATCTTTTGAAGTTGAAAATGAAGATTTAAAAAATCTTTTTAAAACTCTTTCAAAATGGGAAATTGGTCATTATGATTTATTGAATAAAGAATTGAAAGAACTAGAAGAAAACTATTATTTTGAAAATAAATTTTATCCTTTTTAA